The Sulfolobus acidocaldarius DSM 639 genome has a window encoding:
- a CDS encoding class I SAM-dependent methyltransferase, which produces MKCIKVHKDELNKVIKQIHVNPFFKVYYSKDYAYIPVYEEISGYDIIECNPPRKTPKLNEIINGVRSYYVIGDIALVTPKINIDKELLAKTIMETNPRIKSVFIRKKVKGELRVNQIEFAGGENKTQTIYKENGLKFLVDINKVYVNPSMSNERQKIVNEIECGKIVDLFTGYGAIAIHLARKCGYIVAGDLNLEGLLLLKESINYNKLKGEIDVVNYDAKYLPFRDKTFDLGIADNPTIVSQFKEEICRVCKEAFFYILAHSTEEASNLIGLANWVKVNDYSKDLFIFKGRIRCQ; this is translated from the coding sequence ATGAAGTGCATTAAAGTACATAAAGACGAATTAAATAAAGTCATAAAGCAGATACATGTAAATCCATTTTTTAAAGTGTATTATAGTAAGGATTATGCGTATATACCTGTTTATGAGGAAATTTCAGGGTATGATATTATCGAATGTAATCCGCCTCGTAAGACTCCAAAACTAAATGAGATTATAAACGGTGTTAGAAGTTATTACGTTATAGGAGACATAGCATTAGTAACCCCCAAGATAAATATAGACAAGGAATTGTTGGCTAAAACAATAATGGAAACTAACCCAAGGATTAAATCTGTTTTCATAAGAAAAAAAGTTAAAGGAGAACTAAGAGTAAATCAGATAGAATTTGCAGGGGGAGAAAATAAAACTCAAACTATATATAAAGAGAATGGTCTGAAATTCTTAGTTGATATAAATAAGGTTTATGTAAACCCATCAATGTCAAACGAAAGGCAGAAGATCGTTAACGAGATAGAATGTGGTAAAATAGTTGACCTATTTACAGGTTATGGCGCTATTGCAATCCATTTGGCAAGAAAATGTGGGTATATAGTTGCTGGAGATCTAAACTTAGAAGGTCTATTACTTTTGAAAGAATCTATTAATTACAATAAATTAAAAGGAGAAATAGACGTCGTTAATTATGATGCTAAGTATCTACCATTTAGAGATAAGACATTCGATTTAGGAATTGCTGATAATCCGACTATAGTTAGTCAATTTAAAGAGGAAATATGTAGGGTATGCAAAGAGGCATTTTTTTACATACTAGCTCATAGCACGGAGGAGGCTAGTAATCTTATAGGATTAGCTAACTGGGTTAAGGTTAATGACTACTCTAAGGATCTCTTCATCTTTAAGGGGAGAATCAGATGTCAGTAA
- a CDS encoding NAD(+)/NADH kinase, giving the protein MRLRVVSKDTKDAKEIASNIKKIAIDMGFKIVEDETEDAIVVVGGDGTLLRYVKLGKPIIGIKSGRRSALFDVEPGQSKEMLLKLKNRDYKVEEYKLLEAKSKYVKDIAFNDIAILFDLPETIYGSILFESNKIIFEGDGILVSTTQGSWAWGYAANRIVVHRKVNAINVSFLNCLTPDIRALILPDNEELSIKLEDKGRPQSVRIVVDGETVGYLKTNEDDAITIKISEKKANILRFFNSVNLGNVR; this is encoded by the coding sequence ATGAGACTCAGAGTAGTGTCAAAGGATACTAAGGATGCAAAAGAGATAGCAAGCAACATAAAAAAGATAGCTATTGATATGGGATTTAAAATTGTAGAGGACGAGACAGAAGATGCCATAGTAGTTGTTGGAGGAGATGGAACATTATTGAGATATGTAAAATTAGGAAAACCCATAATTGGTATAAAAAGCGGAAGAAGATCTGCCCTATTTGATGTGGAACCAGGGCAATCAAAAGAGATGTTATTGAAGCTAAAAAACAGAGACTATAAAGTAGAGGAATATAAGTTGCTAGAGGCTAAATCGAAGTATGTAAAGGACATCGCATTTAATGATATTGCAATATTATTTGATCTTCCTGAGACTATATATGGAAGTATTCTATTTGAATCCAACAAAATTATTTTTGAAGGCGACGGAATACTAGTTTCCACCACCCAGGGAAGTTGGGCATGGGGTTATGCAGCAAATAGGATTGTTGTGCATAGAAAAGTGAACGCTATCAATGTTTCATTTTTAAACTGTCTAACACCTGACATTAGAGCACTAATTTTACCTGACAACGAAGAGCTTTCAATAAAATTAGAGGATAAAGGGAGACCACAAAGTGTCAGAATAGTAGTTGATGGTGAAACAGTAGGATATCTTAAAACTAATGAGGATGATGCAATAACTATCAAGATTTCAGAAAAGAAGGCTAACATACTTAGGTTCTTCAACTCGGTGAATCTTGGAAATGTCCGTTAA
- a CDS encoding DUF84 family protein, producing the protein MLVSIGSKNKVKIEAVREAIMRIGLNAEVISVEVSPEVPLQPFGHQTFIGARNRAFKSLKETDSDIGIGIEGGVFSYENRLMAFAVVYAVDRNGLENFSFSTSFTLPTSITSLIFQGKELGEATDIVFSAKGSKENEGAIGYLTKVINRKELYVQPVIAALYPFYNNVD; encoded by the coding sequence ATGCTTGTTTCAATTGGTTCCAAGAATAAGGTAAAAATAGAGGCAGTTCGTGAAGCGATAATGCGTATAGGTTTAAATGCTGAAGTTATTTCTGTGGAAGTAAGTCCTGAAGTTCCTTTACAGCCCTTTGGTCATCAGACTTTCATAGGAGCTAGAAATAGAGCGTTTAAGTCCTTAAAAGAAACTGATTCTGATATAGGTATAGGAATAGAAGGGGGAGTATTTAGCTACGAGAATAGGTTAATGGCGTTTGCAGTGGTCTATGCTGTAGACAGAAATGGTCTCGAGAATTTTTCGTTTTCTACTTCCTTTACATTACCAACAAGTATAACATCCCTTATATTTCAAGGGAAGGAGTTAGGAGAGGCTACGGATATAGTTTTCTCTGCCAAGGGGAGTAAGGAGAATGAAGGTGCTATAGGATATCTAACTAAAGTCATCAATAGAAAAGAGCTTTATGTACAGCCAGTAATAGCTGCACTTTATCCTTTCTATAATAACGTGGATTAG
- a CDS encoding AMP-binding protein, with translation MDYFTLYQLALEKPEVYWKSFSDKLTWFTPWEKVLQQKDKYRYSWFVNGKTNISYNTVDRHTGTALVFFPEDSKPIYVRFEELKRVVQSISSILLKLGLRKGKRITIYSPNSIQTLSTIFASARIGAIYSLIFAGLGKEAVNSRLQDFNPDIIVTSKYTVRRGNKIPLHHKGNIMFRQKDDNEEINNLLNMSEDVKVEEIESSEPLKVMYTSGTTGKPKGVILPHGSWMVGDYTVFDILFGLKPTDTVFTTADVGWITFSRVMYGTLLHGSTFGFMEGAPDNPTDRLVKIIDEIRPKVFFTSPTLLRMLRRYEIRIPRVEYIATAGEIFDEQTWEYAKRFADRVTDVYGQTELGYIIGTPYSLDDVEAKPGYAGVPFPGAVVDTLDEDGRSVRGNPGYLVCKTPFPTQFTGILNDEERFLSYFKKFGYHDTGDVAILEGNYVKIVGRADDMIKVAGHRITSGEVENVIMEIDGVKDVAVVGVPDEVKGEKLIVFIVGNVNQDEITRKVRDSLGPIYIIDKVYYVKRLPKSRSGKVVRRALRDLLIGKQIDSSMLEDPEVIEEIKNDIR, from the coding sequence ATGGATTATTTTACACTCTACCAACTAGCCCTAGAGAAGCCAGAAGTGTATTGGAAGAGTTTTTCAGATAAACTAACATGGTTTACACCTTGGGAAAAGGTTCTACAACAGAAGGACAAATATAGGTATAGCTGGTTCGTAAATGGAAAAACAAACATCTCTTATAACACAGTGGATAGGCATACAGGGACAGCTCTAGTATTTTTCCCTGAGGATTCCAAGCCTATTTACGTAAGATTTGAAGAATTAAAAAGAGTTGTCCAATCCATATCATCAATACTCCTTAAATTAGGTTTACGTAAAGGAAAAAGAATAACCATATATTCCCCTAACTCAATTCAAACACTCTCCACGATTTTTGCATCTGCTAGAATAGGGGCAATTTACTCACTAATATTTGCAGGACTTGGGAAGGAAGCTGTAAATAGTAGATTGCAAGATTTCAATCCAGACATTATAGTTACCAGTAAATATACTGTGAGAAGAGGAAATAAGATACCTTTGCACCATAAAGGCAATATCATGTTTAGGCAAAAAGACGATAATGAGGAAATAAATAATTTGTTAAACATGTCTGAAGATGTAAAAGTAGAGGAGATTGAATCCAGTGAACCTCTTAAGGTAATGTACACTTCAGGTACTACAGGAAAGCCTAAGGGAGTGATCCTACCCCATGGCTCATGGATGGTTGGAGATTACACAGTTTTTGACATACTATTTGGATTGAAACCAACAGATACTGTATTTACTACTGCAGATGTTGGCTGGATAACCTTTTCAAGGGTTATGTATGGTACATTACTTCATGGTTCTACATTCGGATTTATGGAGGGAGCACCAGATAATCCCACAGATAGACTAGTTAAAATAATAGATGAAATTAGACCAAAAGTTTTCTTCACTTCGCCCACGTTATTGAGAATGTTAAGAAGATATGAAATAAGAATACCTAGGGTCGAGTATATAGCTACTGCTGGTGAAATATTTGATGAACAGACATGGGAATATGCTAAGAGATTTGCTGACAGAGTAACTGATGTTTATGGACAAACGGAGTTAGGATATATAATAGGAACACCGTATAGCCTAGACGACGTCGAAGCAAAACCAGGTTATGCCGGTGTTCCGTTCCCTGGAGCTGTAGTAGATACTTTAGACGAAGATGGAAGATCCGTAAGAGGAAATCCAGGTTACTTAGTATGTAAAACGCCTTTTCCTACTCAATTCACAGGAATTTTAAATGATGAAGAGAGATTTTTGTCATATTTTAAGAAATTTGGATATCATGACACAGGAGATGTTGCAATACTTGAAGGAAATTATGTGAAGATAGTGGGTAGAGCGGATGATATGATAAAAGTAGCAGGTCATAGAATAACAAGTGGAGAGGTAGAAAATGTGATCATGGAAATAGATGGTGTTAAAGACGTTGCAGTAGTCGGAGTACCTGATGAAGTTAAAGGAGAAAAATTAATTGTTTTTATTGTAGGAAACGTCAACCAAGACGAGATTACACGTAAGGTAAGGGATTCATTAGGTCCCATATACATTATAGACAAAGTATATTACGTGAAAAGACTTCCAAAGTCTAGGAGTGGTAAAGTAGTTAGACGTGCTCTGAGAGATTTATTAATAGGAAAACAAATTGATTCTAGTATGTTAGAAGACCCAGAAGTAATCGAGGAGATCAAGAATGACATTCGTTGA
- a CDS encoding NOB1 family endonuclease produces MFDTAGFLAGLENLYEKVYTTQEVIREVKDFKSASLLELAISSNKVIIFEPTRQSLLTVTKTLNKINDISLSRTDISVAALALDLKPSLVVTDDLSLQNLLLHMNIKYYSVKLNIKISKKKNYIYKCEGCGKTYMKNIKICEICGHKVIKVSQ; encoded by the coding sequence GTGTTCGATACAGCAGGCTTTTTAGCCGGTTTAGAGAATCTTTATGAGAAAGTTTACACAACACAAGAAGTTATAAGAGAAGTTAAGGATTTCAAATCAGCTAGTCTCTTAGAACTTGCTATATCTTCAAATAAGGTTATTATATTTGAACCTACAAGACAATCTCTTTTAACTGTGACTAAAACCCTGAATAAAATTAATGATATATCTCTTTCTAGAACTGACATATCTGTAGCAGCTTTAGCTTTAGATTTAAAACCAAGTTTAGTAGTTACAGATGACTTATCATTACAAAATCTACTCTTACACATGAATATTAAATATTATTCTGTGAAGTTAAATATAAAAATAAGCAAGAAAAAAAATTATATATATAAATGTGAAGGATGTGGAAAAACTTACATGAAAAATATAAAAATATGTGAAATATGTGGTCATAAAGTAATAAAGGTTAGTCAATGA
- a CDS encoding NAD(P)/FAD-dependent oxidoreductase, which translates to MTEYDMVIIGGGPIGLYATFYAGLRDMRALVIDAQDELGGQLVTLYPEKVVYDVGGYPGILAYDLAQNLIEQAKMFSPDIRINEWADMIERTPDNMWIIKTDKGGAFKTKTILIAAGIGKIIPSRLNAKGEIEYENKGVYYTVRRKRDFEGKRILIVGGGDSAVDWALTLSPVAKSVTLIHRRDQFRAHERSVKQMFQVATVYTWHELKEVKGDGSKVTQAVIFDNRTKEEKTLDVDAVIISIGHKGDLGNMVKWGLNMKGRSITVNGKMETNLAGVYAAGDIVEQEGTPKLALIATGFAQAAIAVSVAKKYIDPNASVFAGHSSEMDNKFKK; encoded by the coding sequence TTGACGGAATATGACATGGTTATTATAGGCGGTGGTCCTATAGGACTTTACGCTACATTTTATGCAGGTTTAAGGGATATGAGAGCTTTGGTAATTGATGCTCAAGACGAATTAGGTGGACAATTGGTTACCTTGTATCCAGAAAAGGTAGTTTATGATGTAGGTGGTTATCCCGGAATTTTAGCTTATGATTTAGCGCAAAACCTGATTGAACAGGCAAAGATGTTCTCTCCAGATATTAGAATAAATGAATGGGCTGATATGATTGAAAGAACTCCAGATAATATGTGGATTATAAAAACCGATAAAGGAGGAGCCTTTAAGACCAAGACAATTCTTATTGCAGCTGGAATCGGGAAAATAATACCGTCAAGACTTAATGCTAAAGGAGAAATAGAGTACGAGAATAAAGGAGTATACTACACCGTGAGAAGAAAGAGGGATTTTGAGGGAAAAAGAATACTAATAGTAGGAGGAGGAGATTCTGCAGTAGATTGGGCTTTAACATTATCACCAGTGGCAAAATCAGTTACTCTAATACACAGGAGAGATCAATTTAGGGCACATGAAAGAAGTGTAAAACAGATGTTCCAAGTAGCTACAGTTTATACTTGGCATGAGTTGAAGGAAGTAAAGGGGGATGGAAGTAAGGTTACACAGGCTGTAATATTTGATAATAGGACAAAGGAGGAGAAAACGCTAGATGTTGACGCTGTAATAATAAGTATTGGACATAAGGGAGATCTAGGAAATATGGTCAAATGGGGTCTAAACATGAAAGGAAGGAGCATTACGGTAAATGGTAAAATGGAAACAAACTTAGCTGGTGTTTACGCTGCTGGTGATATCGTAGAGCAAGAGGGTACACCAAAACTTGCCTTAATAGCTACAGGATTTGCTCAAGCCGCTATAGCTGTGAGTGTAGCTAAGAAGTACATAGACCCTAATGCATCAGTGTTTGCAGGACATAGTTCAGAAATGGATAACAAGTTTAAGAAATGA
- the nadA gene encoding quinolinate synthase NadA, translating into MPAYNNNLISEIKRLKKEKNAIILGHNYMEYGVQLVSDFTGDSFDLALKAMNTNADIIVFAGVYFMVEQAAALNPDKKVLSPEPNAGCSLSDSLPVDVLKKYKEMYPGAPVVLYINTSIYAKALADYVVTSSTAIQVIERINSDKIIFGPDINLARYVESRTGKKLIKVPPDGKCIVHANYTKQLVELARKRYPNAILMAHPESPLEVLEAADYVGSTNQMVKFAKDSPQREFIVATELGMINALKLKVPEKEFYPLVTTEACGCARCPYMAMVNLENIKRSLELEVYEVKVPKDVGEKAKEAFLRTMRLVGESSSSLQSRSQLPSLYYRNE; encoded by the coding sequence ATGCCTGCCTACAATAATAATTTAATATCTGAGATAAAAAGATTAAAAAAAGAAAAGAATGCAATAATACTGGGACATAATTATATGGAGTATGGTGTTCAACTAGTTTCTGATTTTACAGGAGATTCTTTTGATCTAGCATTAAAGGCAATGAATACTAACGCGGATATAATAGTATTCGCTGGTGTTTACTTTATGGTAGAGCAGGCTGCTGCATTAAATCCAGATAAGAAAGTGCTATCACCAGAGCCTAATGCCGGTTGTTCTCTATCAGACTCATTACCAGTAGACGTATTGAAGAAATACAAGGAAATGTATCCTGGAGCTCCAGTAGTTCTTTACATAAATACCAGTATTTACGCAAAAGCCTTAGCCGATTATGTGGTAACTTCTTCCACAGCCATTCAAGTAATTGAGCGAATTAATTCGGATAAAATCATTTTTGGTCCTGATATTAATCTTGCTAGATATGTTGAGTCTCGTACAGGCAAGAAACTAATTAAAGTACCACCGGATGGAAAATGTATAGTACATGCAAATTATACCAAACAATTAGTAGAGTTGGCTAGGAAAAGATATCCGAACGCTATTCTTATGGCGCATCCGGAAAGCCCTCTAGAAGTACTGGAAGCAGCAGATTATGTGGGATCTACTAATCAGATGGTCAAATTTGCGAAGGATAGCCCACAGAGAGAATTTATAGTCGCCACAGAATTAGGAATGATAAACGCATTAAAGCTAAAAGTTCCAGAAAAGGAATTTTACCCCTTAGTTACAACAGAAGCTTGCGGATGTGCAAGATGTCCTTATATGGCTATGGTAAACTTGGAGAATATTAAGAGATCGTTAGAGTTGGAAGTTTATGAGGTAAAGGTTCCTAAAGATGTAGGAGAAAAAGCTAAGGAGGCTTTCCTAAGGACTATGAGGCTTGTTGGAGAATCTTCTTCATCTCTTCAATCAAGATCTCAACTTCCCTCTTTGTATTATAGAAATGAGTAG
- a CDS encoding menaquinone biosynthesis family protein: MTTIKIGPLADSGDLYPFIPLIEGMVKPEGINLEFEIISTVQDTNEKVLKKDVDVAVPSAAMYPYIQNDYYILGEAVASAIDGITGMPVISINPIKVDEIKNSRLIVHGHNTTAFTLYKLLIGKYRKLVIIKNVLDEIKALGKEGDVLVAVHELKMMYALEKLGVKVNRIISMWDLWKQLAGDTPMPMGLVVISKDIGRELAMKFKEAYVKSKHYAEKHIDEIIKIDAKIMADAHKTNLDEEIIRKTIWADIQEYNVPLPEVKRGLEKFYSITHERGILPKVFNIDLI; the protein is encoded by the coding sequence ATGACAACAATAAAAATTGGTCCATTAGCGGACTCAGGTGATCTGTATCCATTCATACCACTTATAGAGGGAATGGTAAAGCCAGAGGGAATCAATCTAGAATTCGAAATAATCTCTACAGTTCAAGATACTAATGAAAAAGTACTAAAGAAGGATGTAGATGTCGCAGTACCTTCTGCTGCGATGTATCCATATATACAGAATGATTATTATATCCTTGGAGAGGCTGTTGCTTCTGCAATAGACGGGATAACTGGTATGCCTGTGATATCCATCAATCCCATAAAGGTAGATGAAATAAAAAACTCCAGGTTAATAGTGCATGGTCATAATACAACTGCTTTTACTCTTTATAAACTCCTTATTGGTAAGTACAGGAAACTGGTTATAATAAAGAATGTTCTCGACGAGATCAAGGCACTTGGGAAGGAAGGAGATGTGTTAGTTGCAGTTCATGAGTTGAAGATGATGTATGCATTAGAAAAACTAGGCGTAAAAGTCAACAGAATAATAAGTATGTGGGATCTATGGAAACAGTTAGCAGGAGATACACCAATGCCTATGGGATTAGTTGTAATCAGTAAGGACATTGGCAGAGAATTAGCTATGAAGTTTAAGGAGGCTTATGTGAAAAGTAAGCATTATGCAGAGAAGCATATCGATGAAATAATTAAAATAGATGCTAAGATAATGGCTGATGCCCATAAGACAAATTTAGATGAGGAGATTATAAGAAAAACCATATGGGCTGACATACAGGAGTATAATGTGCCACTTCCAGAGGTTAAAAGAGGTTTAGAGAAATTCTATTCTATAACACATGAAAGGGGCATTTTACCTAAAGTGTTTAACATAGATTTGATTTGA
- a CDS encoding YhbY family RNA-binding protein — translation MSLKEIVKRVKASHPDIRIGKKGLNEGMVNEIKRRLKEHKVVKIRIGADVEDRKSFAKEVADKVNAKLIEVRGYTFILAKEDKDDQV, via the coding sequence ATGAGCTTAAAAGAGATAGTAAAGAGGGTAAAGGCATCCCACCCAGACATAAGAATAGGCAAGAAAGGACTCAATGAAGGGATGGTAAACGAAATAAAGAGACGATTGAAAGAACATAAGGTCGTTAAAATAAGAATAGGAGCTGATGTTGAAGATAGAAAGTCGTTCGCTAAAGAAGTTGCTGATAAGGTAAATGCAAAATTAATAGAAGTTAGGGGCTACACATTTATTCTAGCTAAGGAAGATAAAGATGATCAAGTTTGA
- the trxA gene encoding thioredoxin, which yields MPETKSSPVIELNSSNFNSFVESHKIAVVDFWAEWCAPCFVLSPIIEELASEYTQIGFGKVNADENSDIANQFGIMSLPTVLIFKNGKVVDTIVGAVPRDTIENKLKSVLGE from the coding sequence ATGCCTGAGACCAAGAGCAGTCCTGTAATTGAACTAAATTCAAGTAATTTTAATTCGTTTGTAGAATCTCATAAAATAGCTGTGGTGGATTTTTGGGCTGAATGGTGTGCTCCATGCTTTGTCCTCTCCCCAATAATTGAGGAATTGGCGTCTGAGTATACTCAAATAGGCTTTGGAAAAGTAAATGCTGATGAAAATAGTGATATAGCCAACCAATTTGGTATAATGAGCTTACCCACAGTGCTCATATTTAAAAATGGTAAGGTAGTTGACACAATAGTGGGTGCAGTTCCTAGAGATACTATCGAAAATAAGCTAAAGTCTGTTTTAGGTGAATAG
- a CDS encoding aminotransferase class V-fold PLP-dependent enzyme: MTFVEDFRELVPITKRMTYLNHAAISPTPLPVYFEANRYLIDVMRYGSLADNDEESDELYHIRKNIGSLINAEADEISLIPNTSFGVNVISFGLDIKEGENIVTDNLEFPTVVYPFLKLEKKGVKIKLVKTKPDTIEEDLLSAIDTRTRLVAVSHVSFNTGVMVDVKKIVKEVKSVGGFTLLDIIQSAGAIKVDVKDLGVDFAVAGGYKWLMSPQGSGFIYVRKGLISDPPFYGWKSTKNYLEFNPEKFEIEPGPRRFEIGTIDIAANLGLAKSCEIIRKHEEETYSSVQNLSDYVIKLAEENRLDVITPKKRKAGISIIRVNNAKQVVQKLLEKHIVVSARGEGIRISTHFYNTKREVEILIEEMKKILQQAS, encoded by the coding sequence ATGACATTCGTTGAAGATTTCAGAGAACTAGTACCTATAACAAAAAGAATGACATACCTTAACCATGCCGCTATATCTCCTACCCCACTACCTGTTTACTTTGAAGCTAACAGATATTTAATCGATGTAATGCGTTATGGTTCCTTAGCAGATAACGATGAAGAATCAGATGAATTATACCATATAAGAAAAAACATTGGTTCCTTAATAAATGCAGAAGCTGATGAGATATCGTTAATACCAAACACCAGCTTTGGGGTTAATGTTATCTCATTTGGTTTAGACATAAAGGAAGGAGAAAATATAGTAACTGATAATTTAGAATTTCCAACTGTCGTCTATCCATTTTTAAAACTTGAAAAGAAAGGAGTTAAAATTAAACTAGTAAAAACAAAACCAGATACAATAGAAGAGGATCTGCTTTCCGCAATAGACACTAGAACAAGACTAGTAGCTGTTAGTCATGTAAGTTTCAACACTGGCGTTATGGTAGATGTTAAAAAAATAGTTAAAGAGGTTAAAAGTGTTGGAGGATTTACCCTTTTAGACATAATTCAGAGTGCAGGAGCTATAAAGGTTGATGTAAAAGACCTTGGTGTAGATTTCGCAGTAGCTGGAGGGTATAAGTGGTTAATGAGTCCACAGGGCTCTGGATTTATATACGTAAGAAAAGGATTAATTTCGGACCCACCATTCTATGGATGGAAGAGTACTAAGAATTATTTAGAGTTTAATCCGGAAAAATTTGAAATTGAACCAGGTCCAAGAAGGTTCGAAATTGGGACAATCGATATAGCAGCTAATCTGGGATTAGCCAAGTCTTGTGAAATAATCAGAAAGCATGAAGAAGAAACCTATTCTTCAGTTCAAAATTTATCTGATTATGTGATAAAACTTGCTGAAGAGAACAGACTAGACGTGATTACACCTAAGAAAAGAAAGGCAGGTATATCCATAATAAGGGTAAATAATGCTAAGCAAGTAGTTCAGAAACTATTAGAGAAGCATATAGTTGTTTCTGCCCGAGGAGAAGGGATAAGAATATCTACTCATTTCTATAATACAAAGAGGGAAGTTGAGATCTTGATTGAAGAGATGAAGAAGATTCTCCAACAAGCCTCATAG
- a CDS encoding 16S rRNA methyltransferase translates to MRLNLILLDSALELVPREIVSHPAVVKNAVRRGKKAENTLLDISLHYKAMKNLENANKRGRPDIVHFALLLFLTLEEEIRGDLFIHTIDGKIIFVDRQMRPPKNYNRFVGLMEQLLLEGKIPPKGDRTLMEITNLKLKDLSRKYSSLIVLSESGRKVNPADLCKLMHENVLFGVGAFAHGDFSSEVKESASDFLSISKNVLETHQVICRVSIACSGFLS, encoded by the coding sequence GTGAGATTAAATCTTATATTGTTAGATTCTGCGTTAGAACTTGTTCCCCGAGAGATCGTATCCCACCCTGCTGTTGTAAAAAATGCTGTAAGAAGGGGTAAAAAGGCAGAAAATACCTTACTTGATATTTCATTGCATTATAAAGCTATGAAAAACTTAGAGAATGCGAATAAGAGGGGAAGACCAGATATAGTTCATTTCGCATTGTTGTTATTTTTAACCCTTGAAGAGGAGATCAGAGGAGATCTATTTATACATACAATTGACGGTAAAATAATATTCGTTGATAGGCAAATGAGACCACCTAAAAACTACAACAGGTTTGTAGGATTAATGGAACAGTTATTATTAGAGGGCAAAATTCCTCCAAAGGGTGATAGGACTCTAATGGAAATTACTAACCTTAAATTAAAGGATCTCTCTAGAAAATACTCCTCTCTAATAGTGTTAAGTGAAAGTGGAAGAAAAGTAAATCCTGCTGATTTATGCAAACTCATGCACGAAAATGTGCTATTTGGGGTAGGCGCATTTGCTCATGGGGATTTTTCATCTGAAGTTAAGGAATCGGCTAGCGATTTTCTTTCAATAAGTAAAAATGTTTTAGAAACTCATCAAGTCATATGCAGAGTCTCAATAGCCTGTTCAGGGTTCCTTAGCTGA
- a CDS encoding DUF371 domain-containing protein translates to MIKFDVIKAKGHFNVRAKHRTTLEITKDDYLTPRGDCIIGILSDKGAKDISEETKKLLKRDETYVYLVIHVEGLTDIIRGRGSSKLKLTDPNRMIFRKSNYICEATVMINSDKSAKDINREIVRKLRTDQSNMVAILLTSDSPLKDEEILRVVINLNPVS, encoded by the coding sequence ATGATCAAGTTTGATGTAATTAAGGCAAAAGGACATTTCAATGTTAGAGCGAAACACAGAACTACACTTGAGATCACAAAAGATGATTATTTAACTCCTAGAGGAGACTGCATCATTGGGATACTTTCAGATAAAGGTGCAAAGGATATTTCAGAGGAAACTAAAAAACTACTTAAAAGGGATGAAACTTATGTATATTTAGTAATTCATGTTGAAGGACTTACAGATATTATACGTGGAAGGGGATCGTCTAAATTAAAATTGACTGACCCAAATAGAATGATCTTCAGAAAGTCCAATTACATATGCGAAGCTACGGTAATGATTAATTCTGATAAATCTGCGAAGGACATTAATAGGGAAATTGTCAGGAAGCTGAGAACAGACCAGAGCAATATGGTAGCTATATTACTGACATCTGATTCTCCCCTTAAAGATGAAGAGATCCTTAGAGTAGTCATTAACCTTAACCCAGTTAGCTAA
- a CDS encoding ribonuclease P protein component 4: MKVKNVKPYKRRSLELIEMAIDMTKNREYQLAREYTKLAITYSRKFRFKIPIEYKRSICRKCYVPLVIGLTERRRIKNKVVIRTCLLCGWVRRYELKRDSKEGKGIPPRHKNRQERTQ; the protein is encoded by the coding sequence ATGAAGGTAAAAAATGTAAAACCCTACAAGAGGAGGTCATTAGAACTCATTGAGATGGCAATTGATATGACGAAGAATAGAGAATATCAGCTTGCCAGAGAATATACAAAATTGGCTATTACGTATTCACGTAAATTTAGATTTAAAATTCCTATAGAATATAAGCGTAGCATATGTAGAAAGTGTTACGTACCACTGGTCATAGGATTGACAGAGAGAAGGAGAATAAAAAATAAAGTTGTTATAAGAACATGTTTATTATGTGGATGGGTCAGAAGATATGAGCTTAAAAGAGATAGTAAAGAGGGTAAAGGCATCCCACCCAGACATAAGAATAGGCAAGAAAGGACTCAATGA